From Bicyclus anynana chromosome 18, ilBicAnyn1.1, whole genome shotgun sequence, a single genomic window includes:
- the LOC112056090 gene encoding 23 kDa integral membrane protein-like: MTSINVSRTVLYILNSIFTIFGLAIAAASIWFFCQVHEFTRLRNSNHYLLDYTVYWPQAIPWIFFIVAVLIIGVSVCGFTSAKKKSKGLLTMYVTAMTIVIVLLVAASVIALVFADNKSTDDFVKDTVWDVYFQSKNDNEVADAFGVIERKLHCCGADSPRDYKNWKADFPMSCCDVYYHGWLEPYAIDCAFTNKLANERHGCSTVAAQYARIAIKVLSAAAIFTALIGIIAVVFAVVLYKQLKELRNRPPPTHESESKKVLL; the protein is encoded by the coding sequence atGACGTCAATTAACGTGTCTAGAACAGTGCTGTATATATTGAACTCAATATTCACTATATTCGGGCTCGCGATCGCCGCTGCTTCGATATGGTTCTTTTGCCAAGTTCACGAGTTCACGAGATTGAGGAATAGCAACCACTATTTGTTGGACTACACCGTGTATTGGCCGCAAGCGATACCGTGGATCTTCTTCATAGTGGCTGTGCTGATCATCGGTGTGTCGGTGTGCGGTTTTACCAGCGCAAAGAAGAAGAGCAAAGGTCTGTTGACAATGTATGTAACGGCCATGACTATTGTGATCGTCCTACTTGTTGCCGCTTCAGTGATCGCGCTAGTGTTCGCTGACAACAAATCTACCGACGATTTCGTGAAAGACACGGTATGGGATGTGTATTTCCAATCGAAAAACGATAATGAAGTGGCTGATGCTTTTGGTGTTATTGAAAGGAAGCTGCATTGCTGTGGGGCAGACAGTCCGAGGGACTACAAAAACTGGAAGGCTGATTTTCCCATGTCGTGCTGCGATGTGTATTACCATGGGTGGTTGGAGCCTTATGCCATCGACTGCGCGTTTACCAACAAGTTGGCGAATGAGAGACACGGCTGTTCTACGGTTGCCGCGCAGTATGCCAGAATTGCTATCAAGGTTCTCTCCGCTGCTGCAATCTTCACAGCACTCATTGGTATCATAGCCGTTGTCTTCGCCGTAGTCTTGTACAAACAGCTAAAGGAGCTCAGAAATAGGCCGCCGCCCACGCACGAGTCGGAGAGCAAAAAGGTTCTATTGTAA
- the LOC128198967 gene encoding tigger transposable element-derived protein 6-like, which produces MHYRKEVVRRFLADVERQTPTTIDVLQAMWMIAKAWNLVTEKTIANCFKKSGFKVTCEDEEDDLPVAELARTWQRVQEELHLQESDFEDFVTFDNDLAICGELTDADIVTSVLPVTDAEADEDEEEEGEIDEHNFTIKDAYNALNTIKSVFLKKGGLSDDVVKSITKLDCALDVITHTGGKQTTINDFFSNK; this is translated from the coding sequence ATGCATTATAGGAAGGAAGTTGTCAGACGATTTCTTGCTGATGTTGAACGTCAAACACCAACTACAATTGACGTTTTACAAGCCATGTGGATGATCGCCAAAGCTTGGAATTTAGTCACTGAAAAGACCATTGCAAACTGCTTCAAGAAAAGTGGGTTTAAAGTAACATGCGAAGATGAGGAGGACGATTTACCAGTCGCAGAACTTGCTAGGACCTGGCAAAGAGTTCAAGAAGAATTACACCTTCAAGAGAGTGACTTCGAAGACTTCGTTACCTTTGATAATGATTTAGCAATCTGTGGAGAACTAACTGATGCTGACATCGTCACATCTGTGTTGCCAGTTACTGATGCAGAAGCGGATGAAGACGAggaagaagagggtgaaattgATGAGCATAACTTCACAATAAAAGATGCTTATAATGCtttgaatacaataaaatctgTATTTCTCAAAAAGGGAGGTTTGAGTGACGATGTAGTGAAATCCATCACGAAATTAGATTGCGCTTTGGATGTCATAACTCATACCGGTGGTAAACAGACAACTATCAATgactttttttctaataaatga